The sequence cagtAAACATcagtggatcaaaaatgtaacagcaaaggcagcacggtggtcaagtggttagcactgctgcctcatggccgctgaggacctgggtttgattccagcctcgggtcactgtccatgtggagtttgcacattctccccatgtttgcgtgtgtcCCACCCCTACAAtcaaagatgttcaggataggtggattggccacgctaaattgccccttaattggaaaaaaaataattgggtactctaaattttaaaaaaataaaagaaaggggaaataagcggATAAACAGGGAACAAACATGAGGGACCTTTACAAGGAAGATTagcaggaagagagaggaggtagccTAATGCATGCTGTTGGAGAGCTGCATAGTTGACTGCAGCAAAGCAGATTGTACTCTTGCCTCTGATATCAGAGGCTGTGTGTGCGTGTAGATTCATGGAATCATTCAGaaaaaagccattcagcccattaagtctgcaccaactctttcaAACAGCAGAGCACAAAATTCAGGCTCCAATGCAATACTGAGGGAAGTACTGCATTGTTCAGAGGTGTTGCctcaggtgagatgttaaactgagactgcttgggtggatgtaaaaaaaataatcccATTGTCCTATTTTAAAGAGAACAGGGGGGTTCTCCTTGGTGTCCtagaccaatatttattcctcacacaacatcaataaaacagactatctggtcatttaccacattcctgtttgtgggatctttgtgcaaattggctgtagcATTTTCTATCTTATTGCAGTGACCACTGCAAACATACTTTAATCGCTGCAAATTGCTTCGGGACAACCTGAGGTAATGAAAGGTACTATAGAAATGCAATACATAATGTGGAGAACTAACTATATTCTTCCCTTCTGTAGTGTCACCTCAGAAAGATTGTTATGTATAATGTTGCGTGACTAGTAGGAATAAAATGAACATGCCAATTACCAGCGTGTATGTGGCAGGAGGTGTTAATGCGTTTTAAATCACACTTTTTATTGAGCCAGTTTTATTGCTGGCACAATTAAATGAATGACAGACTTAACTTTTCTCTTGATCACATCCTGTTCCATTTATAACACACCATAATCTCTCCTCAAACATGTTTCCATCTGATTCACTGCATTACAATCAGGACAAGCACCTTGCTCTCTTTGCTGTCTGGTGCTAAAGCCCTCTTGTGGGACCTGATACATCAGCCCAGCATTATATTGTGTGAGATACAGGAACAGGTACTAGACCTAGTTAGAGGCCCAAAAGCCGAGACAGGTCTGTAGATAGCAGACAAGTGACAGAGAAAAATACAGGAGCAGAGACTGGGGAGGCCAAGGAGCAAGAGGCAGGAATGCAGACGTATCACAGCATCATCGTAGCCTGGAATATTGTGGTGCTAGTCCTGCCCCTCCTTCAACCGTGTCTCTGTGATAGCAATAATATTATACTCCCTTGTGTTTAGCagattgagaggtgatcataTTGAAAGATGTAAAATTCTGAGGAGGCTTGACAATGTCAACGCTGCaagaatgtttcccctcatggggaaatctagaactaggagtcacagtttcagaataagtcTCCCATTTCAGACGGAGATTCTGAGGAATTTCTTATCTCAGAGGGTcaataatctttggaattctctatcacagagaGCAGTAAgattgggtcattgaatatattcaaggcttagTTAGGCAGATTTTTGATGTACAAAAGAATCTATGAGACACAGGCAAGAAAGTGAAGTTCAGACTACAGTCAGATCAACCAAGATAttactgaatggtggaatggGTTATAGGTCCTACGGTCTTCTTCCACTCTTGTTTGTTGCTATGGCTTCCTTAAGACTGTGTACTGTGCCTGCTCAACCTTCCAGGGTTAGTTGCACTCAGGCACAGAAAGCCTCTTCCTCCTCATAACAGGTCAATTGAAATTCAGTTGTGCCCCATTAGAATGAATCACATTCATTCACTTATCTGAAATTGGCTTGCTTGTTCCGAAGTGCTCTCCTCAAGGTACACTGACTTCCTCTTGTCTATTCTCCTTACAGGTTCTGGTTGGACCCTGAGTGTCTACAACATGCGGACTCCAGCTCCAATGATCATCGGGATTGTCAGTGCTCCTGTTGGGCTGGTCTTGGTGTTTGTGGCTGTGTTAACCCCGCAGTGGCGCCAAGGGCCCATTAACTTGGGGAAAAATACAGCCGTGAAGTCTGATGGTTTGTGGGAGTCGTGCCTGGAACTGCAAGACACTAAACAGTGCTGGCCGGTGACCACAGTGTATCAGCGAGACGAGATTGTGCAGTGGTCCAGGGCCCTCATGCTGAGCTCCCTCCTGGTGTGTGGAATGGGGATCATTGTGGCCAGTGTAGGCATACGCTGCTGGATGGACTTCCCACTTCGAAATGTAGCAGGGGCCAGTGGAGTCGTCATTATCCTGGCTGGATCTCTGTGCATCACCCCACTTACTCTCTACATGACTTCCATGCAAGAAATCAGTCCCGACACTCACACCCAGTACCAAAGTGGGAGCTCGCTGTACTTTGGCTGGGCAGGAAGTTGCATTGAGATCTTTGGAGGAATAGCCCTTGCCTTGAGTTTCACCTGTCCAACGTTTGAGAGATGTAGACAGTCAGGACAAAATGCCAAAAGACCAAATGAGGTTGATTACTAGATCAAACCATTGGGCACCAGCCTTCTTTGTCCATTTCTAAAATGCTACTTTACATTAAAGATACATTAAATGTTTGTCCCATCCAACTGTGTGTGACATCCTCATTTAGTTCATAGCACCAGTATCCTACCTAGCTGGGTATTAATTGTGACTGGATGGGTTTACCAATCCTCCACGGTTGTCCTGGATTCTCCAGGAATTAAAAAAATGATTTCTGGAGAACAAAAACCCAGGATAAAAATCATTTTGCATTCAAAAAATAGCTTTCTTTCAACACTTCTGTTTGTTAACCATAAAAATGTTGGCAATGGATAGGAAAGTTTGATGGACTGGCAGGCAAGGATCATGCAATCGGTAATGAAGTGGTGCATTATGAGAGTAGTCAATGGGAGAAGCATAGGGCCAGATAATAAAGGGAATGAACCTTCTGGAATGCATCCAACTAAGTTGGCAATCCCAGTGACTCAGCCAGTCCCGGTCATTATTCAGTCAGTAAGTGAAGTGCACAGAAACTGATTCTAAGCATAGCTGCTAACACCTTTTATCGTGAATGAATTAGGCACTGCAGCATTTTCTTGAGCCAGATATTAACACTGTTGGCTGCCTCAATGTTTATTGGCTGAACTTTCAACTGAAAGCAGGAAGTACATTCAACAAAAGCAGGAAGTACATTCAACTGAAAGCAGGAAGTACATTGAACCAGCTGGTCTCATTTGCGGAATATGTTACACCATAACAATTGGCTTCAGGCTTAAGGAGGGGAAAATtcaaattctgtttttttttattttctcaAAACTCATTGACTTGCATTGCATTACAGTGCAAATCTGACATTACCTCAGGCGCATTAGTGTTCACTTACTGTTACTTACAATTATTATACATGTTAGATTTACAATCTACGTTCATGTTTCATGTCAAACATTCTCCGGTACATATGGATTCCAACCCTTTTGTCCACTATGGCAGAAGGGCCTTAGACTGAGACTTTTCCCCATTGAGTCTTTGTGGTAACTGCCCAAGTTTTAGTGTGTCCCTCAACACATTGTCCCGGATCTTAGAATGTACCAGCCTGCGACACTCAGTCACACTGGAAGAACATCAGGTTTTATGGAAgccaaagagcatctttcacccAGCTGCTGGTCCTCTATAAACAGTTGGTGTTTGTCTTGGTGTGCTTCCCTGGAATAGTCCAAAGAGCATAGAGTTATGGAGCTGCTTGGGATGAGGCTTAACACAAACCATTGTATCTCTTTCTAAACCTTTTTCTGTTCCATTTTTAGTTGTTCCGTCATTGCCTATCTCTGATCTCTGCTGTAGAGCCTGGGTGTTAGGTGATGGTCGGGTCGAGCTTAATTCTGATACCCGCCACAAGCCAAGGTGAGGGAATATCCTAGTTCCACTGAACTGTGAAGGGAGTGTTGCAACTTCTGCTGAGCTGAACCTTTGGGGTGGGGGCCCTTTGACTCACTGCAGACACTTTCAtaatcaacattttaaaaaatcttcatcAGTTCTCCAATGCAAATTCCTTCTCTGTGCTTTGGTGGAAAGAGGAAATATCAGTATGGGATGTGGAACTGAGTGCGGTCCCTACTGGGAGTTGGACTGCTCTCTGTCGTGTATTCCCTGCTGCATCACTACTTCATTCATCACCATTCCTGCCTACCAAACCCTTGTGCATCATGATCGCTGGACAATAATCACCTTTGCTAAGGCAATCTGCCATTCAATTTCATATTGGCATCAATTGGTCTTTCCATTTGCTATTGGCTCCCATTAATTTAGCTAAACATCATTCCAAAACTTAATAAAGATTCCTGCAGCTCCAGGCAAGGCTCTTTCTCACACTGTAAAGCAAACAGACCACACTATTCCAGCATCAGTCAGTCAAACTAAAACCGCTGATAGAACAGCTTGTGACAGCACTTGCTGAATCTGCCATctaaaaatgtttgttaaaaccTCTGCTGCAGCAATTCAAATGGAAAATGCTGAGAAAGTGGAACAGTGAAAGCCTAGGAAGACCACCATGAGGTTTTCAAATTTCTGAAAGATTTTGAGAGGGTAAATAGTGAAAGAACATTTAATGAATAAGTAATGGAGCCACAAACTGAGGATTATCACGTGAACAACAGAGGGGAAGTTAGAAGAAATATTTTCACACAGAACATTCGTGGAACAAGGAAATATTCTGTGACAAGGGACTACGGAAACAGAAACTGGAACATTATTTAAAAGGACATTGGATAAatgtttgaaaaggaagaatataaAGAAAAGGTGGTTTTGAGTAAAGAGCTCCAGTTGGAAAGCTAGCACCAGCATAGATCGAAGAGCTGAATattggtatagtggtattgtcactgggctagcattccagagacccagggtaattttCCGGGGATTTAGGTTCGAATCTCACtacggcagatgatgaaatttgaattgaataaaaatgtgGGATTAAAAGCCTAGGAATGGCCATgttgattgtggtaaaaacccatctggttcactaatgtcctttaaggtaggaaatctgctgtccttctctggtctggcctacatgtgactccagatccacagcaatgtggttgactcttaaatgaaattagggataggcaataaatgttggctcagccagcaatgccaatgtcccatgaaataatttagaAAATTATGTTATTTTACAAAAACACCAATAACAGATCTCAAGGaatttcacaggagcattttaAACCAAGTATAATCTCGAGCCACATAAGGAGGTATTCGGTCAGATGACCGAagatttggtcaaagaggtagatatgAATGAGTGTCTTAATGGAGGAAAATGAGGTGGAGAGATTTGGGAAGGAAATTCTTGAGTTTAGGGTCGAGGCAGCTATGGCATGGGGAAAGGGGAAAAGTTGCTCAAAATGGAATGAGCGCATGACCGAGGTGGGGGGATTAGGGTTTCTCAAGAGGGAAGGGGTACACAGAGACTTATGACTGGGCAAGGTGAGTCCTAATGGAAGTGGGGTGATGGGTGTCAGTCATAATCCTGGGATTGAGGCCAAATGGACGTGGTGACAGATTAAAGGCAGTTCTGGGCTCTATGGATCACATTGTTGGGGTGAGAGGTTAAAAGTTATGCATAGTACACACAACGTTGTCCTGGTCCAGGGAGGAGCATGGTCTGTCTTCCCAATGGGGTTGTGCACAGCATGGTTTGCAGGGTATTGTCAATGCCTCACACATGGTGGTGCTGAGGGTAGCTGGTTCAATTTTGGGATGCAGGTGAAATAGTAATGGTCAGGGGAGGCATCTGCAGCCTGTAAACAGGAAAAACATAATACAAGGAGTGTAGCCGAAGTGTAGCTAGCCTCTCTATGTCACTCTGCAGACAATCTCAAGATGGGCAGGGGTGAAGTCCATGTGGGGCATGGGGACATCCAC comes from Scyliorhinus canicula chromosome 1, sScyCan1.1, whole genome shotgun sequence and encodes:
- the cldn23l gene encoding claudin-23 isoform X1, yielding MKTSSFQLESQPAQSQRSPLLQAARNTLSGSGWTLSVYNMRTPAPMIIGIVSAPVGLVLVFVAVLTPQWRQGPINLGKNTAVKSDGLWESCLELQDTKQCWPVTTVYQRDEIVQWSRALMLSSLLVCGMGIIVASVGIRCWMDFPLRNVAGASGVVIILAGSLCITPLTLYMTSMQEISPDTHTQYQSGSSLYFGWAGSCIEIFGGIALALSFTCPTFERCRQSGQNAKRPNEVDY
- the cldn23l gene encoding claudin-23 isoform X2, which produces MRTPAPMIIGIVSAPVGLVLVFVAVLTPQWRQGPINLGKNTAVKSDGLWESCLELQDTKQCWPVTTVYQRDEIVQWSRALMLSSLLVCGMGIIVASVGIRCWMDFPLRNVAGASGVVIILAGSLCITPLTLYMTSMQEISPDTHTQYQSGSSLYFGWAGSCIEIFGGIALALSFTCPTFERCRQSGQNAKRPNEVDY